One region of Patescibacteria group bacterium genomic DNA includes:
- a CDS encoding glycosyltransferase translates to MKTITVVIPLYNEEKRIQKTIKALNKFASPKGLTISKVIFVNDGSTDKTVKILENANFKYPAEILSYKTNRGRGFAVKMGVKKATTDYIMYIDGDYSIPLENLKSFNKHIQKGIDLIVGSKKLPNTKCLVKRGVIREFIGSGHTFIFNALLGVGVSDYQGGFKIFTREIARAVFPKLRQERWGLDAELLYVAKEMGYAIKELPVVWSHISTSSKVNLARDVFRALADVATIRISGILGKYSPVSYSEQLVPRIRFIPIL, encoded by the coding sequence ATGAAAACTATAACAGTAGTTATTCCTTTATATAACGAGGAAAAGAGAATACAAAAAACTATAAAAGCGCTAAACAAATTTGCGTCTCCCAAGGGTTTAACTATTTCAAAAGTAATATTTGTTAATGACGGTAGCACCGATAAAACTGTAAAAATTCTTGAAAACGCAAATTTTAAGTACCCCGCGGAAATATTGTCTTATAAAACCAACAGGGGCAGAGGATTTGCCGTTAAAATGGGGGTTAAAAAGGCTACCACCGATTATATTATGTACATAGACGGGGATTATTCCATTCCTTTGGAGAACTTAAAGTCTTTTAATAAACATATTCAAAAGGGGATAGATTTAATAGTAGGAAGCAAAAAACTGCCAAATACAAAGTGTTTGGTGAAAAGAGGTGTTATAAGAGAATTTATAGGTAGCGGGCACACCTTTATTTTTAACGCTCTTTTAGGTGTTGGGGTAAGCGATTATCAAGGAGGATTTAAAATTTTTACTAGAGAAATAGCTAGGGCAGTGTTTCCTAAATTACGACAAGAAAGATGGGGGCTGGACGCCGAGCTTTTATATGTGGCTAAAGAAATGGGGTACGCGATAAAAGAACTGCCCGTTGTTTGGTCGCATATAAGTACCTCTTCCAAAGTTAATTTGGCAAGAGATGTATTTAGAGCTTTAGCGGATGTTGCAACGATAAGAATAAGCGGGATACTAGGAAAATATAGCCCCGTTTCTTATTCCGAACAATTGGTGCCAAGAATAAGATTTATTCCAATACTTTAA
- a CDS encoding glycosyltransferase, which yields MEKILVISTYPPKGSLYGNKFSAVASYTKNTLTHMSRSVYFTVLADKLDSSENYTEQNAQVIRCWKRNSIKSFFALLKNVAKRKEAKKVLFAFEFGMFGASKVLLGFIPVLFFFIKLLGKKIYLVSHGVILNFSDISEQMGVFERGVLSKSMGVLLKIYYFILGRMSTKIIVFEEHLRKSLIGIGIGENKIYTIPHGVHEEGEIPSKTESRKRLGIDKNDFMVLCFGFLIWYKGSDFIVNAFRDKFKEEGITLIMAGGESNVHKNDPVYARYISNLYKNVEGHSNIVLTGFLKEEDIKYYFSACDLVVLPYRAFISASGPLSFALTYKKPFVISRNLKEYAKTADFKKSLSAVDMSVEDIVFNMDEDDFHKKIMEFTKDRNKRVSLENLSKELFKNRKWSKVGEMYNKVIL from the coding sequence ATGGAGAAAATTTTGGTTATTTCAACTTATCCGCCAAAAGGTTCGTTATACGGTAATAAATTCAGCGCCGTGGCATCGTACACAAAAAATACTCTTACGCATATGTCCCGCTCGGTTTATTTTACAGTGTTAGCCGATAAGTTAGATAGCTCTGAAAATTACACGGAACAAAATGCGCAAGTTATAAGGTGTTGGAAAAGAAACAGTATAAAAAGTTTTTTTGCTTTATTAAAAAATGTGGCGAAGCGCAAAGAAGCCAAAAAAGTTCTTTTCGCTTTTGAATTCGGAATGTTTGGCGCAAGCAAAGTATTGCTTGGATTTATCCCCGTTTTATTTTTCTTTATTAAGTTATTAGGTAAAAAGATATACCTTGTATCCCACGGGGTGATTTTAAATTTTTCCGATATTAGCGAGCAAATGGGGGTGTTTGAAAGAGGGGTTTTATCAAAGAGTATGGGGGTTTTATTGAAAATCTATTATTTTATTTTAGGACGGATGTCAACAAAAATAATAGTTTTTGAAGAGCATTTGCGTAAATCCTTAATAGGTATCGGAATAGGGGAGAACAAAATATACACTATTCCGCACGGCGTTCACGAGGAAGGGGAAATACCCAGCAAAACCGAGTCCAGAAAAAGGCTTGGAATTGATAAAAACGATTTTATGGTTTTATGTTTTGGATTTTTAATCTGGTATAAGGGGTCGGACTTTATTGTTAACGCTTTTAGAGATAAATTTAAGGAAGAGGGTATAACGCTTATTATGGCGGGGGGAGAGAGCAATGTACACAAAAACGACCCCGTCTACGCGCGATACATATCTAATTTGTATAAAAATGTTGAGGGGCATTCCAATATCGTCCTCACGGGTTTTTTAAAGGAAGAGGATATAAAATATTACTTTTCGGCGTGCGATTTGGTTGTTTTGCCTTACCGCGCTTTTATATCCGCAAGCGGGCCTTTGAGTTTTGCTTTAACATACAAAAAGCCTTTTGTTATATCCCGCAATCTTAAAGAATACGCCAAAACCGCCGATTTTAAGAAGTCCCTATCCGCTGTTGATATGTCCGTTGAGGATATAGTTTTTAATATGGACGAAGATGATTTTCATAAAAAGATAATGGAATTTACGAAAGATAGAAATAAGCGAGTGTCTCTTGAAAATTTATCCAAAGAATTATTTAAAAACAGAAAATGGTCCAAAGTTGGAGAGATGTACAACAAAGTAATTCTGTAA